In Molothrus ater isolate BHLD 08-10-18 breed brown headed cowbird chromosome 7, BPBGC_Mater_1.1, whole genome shotgun sequence, one genomic interval encodes:
- the LOC118689099 gene encoding translation initiation factor IF-2-like has product MADERSRLRSYSITAACLHASGAGSAQRTRGKRLALPPSPAASPPPGRTAARSRPRWEPGYFPRSFTISKKAPGWEGNISRRAHSGVLTAAARPIPAKVSVLRPPLLAASRSGEGGGEAPCSHGEGCGCIPAHLPPAPGGLLRAAPATAAAPTPPPATPTKVGPGAARPLLGGSSYERTRLLSAGEGPSRPLPPAPSFHSAGQRSPASSRRSPLSPSALPAPSSPRAGLAGEGPLRLLPLPAAGCGREPSEGRSSAARAPSRPPAPTARAAPDTKGSRCSRRPGRPSRRTTPAARLRPAP; this is encoded by the exons ATGGCAGATGAGAGGAGCCGTCTTCGCTCTTACTCCATTACAGCCGCCTGCCTTCATGCCTCGGGAGCAGGCAGCGCTCAGCGGACACGGGGGAAGCgcctggctctgcctcccaGCCCCGCGGCATCTCCCCCGCCGGGGAGGACGGCGGCACGCTCCCGACCCCGCTGGGAACCGGGCTATTTCCCACGCAGCTTCACGATATCGAAGAAAGCGCCCGGTTGGGAAGGGAACATATCCAGACGCGCCCACAGCGGT GTGCTCACGGCGGCGGCGCGTCCCATCCCGGCAAAGGTCTCTGTCCTCCGGCCGCCCCTCCTCGCTGCCTCACGCTCCGGGGAAGGCGGCGGCGAGGCCCCCTGTTCTCACGGCGAGGGCTGCGGCTGCATCCCGGCCCATCTGCCTCCCGCGCCGGGCGGGCTCCTCCGCGCTGCCCCGGCCACCGCCGCAGCACCGACGCCACCCCCGGCCACCCCGACGAAGGTGGGGCCCGGGGCGGCGAGGCCCCTCCTCGGCGGCTCCAGCTACGAGCGCACCCGGCTGCTCTCCGCGGGCGAAGGCCCTTCCCGTCCTCTGCCTCCCGCCCCGAGTTTCCACAGCGCCGGGCAGCGTAGCCCGGCCTCCTCACGCCGGTCTCCGCTCAGCCCCTCCGCGCTGCCAGCGCCTTCCTCCCCCCGCGCCGGGCTCGCCGGCGAGGGGCCGCTCcgcctccttcccctgcccgCCGCCGGCTGCGGGCGGGAGCCGAGCGAGGGCCGAAGCTCCGCCGCCCGCGCCCCCTCTCGCCCGCCCGCCCCAACAGCACGGGCGGCTCCAGACACAAAGGGGAGTCGCTGCAGCCGCCGGCCCGGGCGCCCGTCCCGCCGCACCACCCCCGCCGCCCGGCTCCGCCCCGCACCATAG